The Christiangramia flava JLT2011 region GAAATAACTTCGGAAATCTTTGTTCACGGCATTTTCAATAATATCCTGCGTAAGCGTATATGGTGCATTATGGTAGTACCAGAAAGTTCCGGGTTCATTGAGGTAGGTAAGACATTCCGGGTCATAACAAAAAGTATCGCCCTGGTAATCCAGCCCGGTGGTCATAGTAATATGGTTCCAGATGCTGATGTGAGCTTCCTGTTCAGCGGTAAGACTACTCCAGCCGGCGCCAAGATATTTTTTGGAACTTTCTTCCAGTGATAAATAACCTTCTTCCTGCGCAATGCCCATCAGGAAAGCGGATAGAGTTTTTCCGGCAGAATTCCATGGGAGATTGGAACTGCTGTCTTCACCGTTTCCATACCATTCCAGTGCGATTTTGCCATTTTTCAGAATTATAAAAGCTTTGGTGCCACTGTTGTCCAGGAAATTGATCAGATCATTAATATTTTCGGTATTCCAACCTAAGTCTTCAGGAGAAGTGCTTTCCCAGTTTTCCGAATCTGGAAAATAGAGTTCCTGTTCCGGTTCGGGCGTGGCCGTAGTATCACCTTCCGAAGAACAGCAGGTGAAAAGGGACAATATCCATATGAAAATCAGGATCCTGTACTTCATTTTGAAAAACGGTTGTGAAACACGAAGTTACTTCAAAAGTTTAATCGGCTTAAAATTAGGTGTATAAAAATTACACCTTATCTTTGCACACCAAAATTTTTGCATGAGAACGAAATCGAGAAAGAAGAACCGGATCAATGTGGTGACCCTTGGCTGTAGTAAGAACGTGTACGATAGCGAGGTGCTCATGGGCCAGTTGAAGGCCAATAACAAGGATGTGGTACATGAAGAGGAAGGAAATATCGTGGTGATCAATACCTGTGGTTTTATTGACAATGCCAAGGAACAATCGGTCAATACCATTCTCGAGTTCGTGGAGCGCAAGGAACAGGGTGAGGTAGACAAGGTCTTTGTGACGGGCTGTTTAAGTGAACGTTACAAGCCAGACCTTCAGAAGGAAATTCCAGATGTAGACCAGTATTTCGGAACTACCGAATTGCCAGCTTTGTTAAAGGCCCTGGAAGCCGACTATAAGCATGAACTCATTGGGGAGCGATTGACTACCACTCCCAAAAATTATGCGTATCTAAAAATTGCCGAAGGCTGTGATCGACCATGTTCGTTTTGTGCTATTCCATTAATGCGCGGAAAGCATAGAAGTACTCCGATAGAAAACCTGGTCAGAGAAGCTGAAAAACTGGCTGCCAATGGAGTAAAAGAATTGATTCTTATTGCCCAGGATCTGACCTATTACGGCCTGGATCTTTATAAAAAGAGAAACCTTGCCGAGTTGCTGGAAAACCTTGTGAAGGTTGAAGGTATTGAGTGGATCAGGCTTCATTATGCCTTTCCAACCGGTTTCCCGATGGATGTGCTGGAGGTGATGAAAAGAGAGCCGAAAATCTGTAATTACCTGGATATTCCACTGCAGCATATTTCTGATGATCTTCTGAAGTCGATGCGTCGTGGAACCACGCATGAAAAAACTACAAACCTGCTGAAAGAATTCCGTAATCGCGTTCCGAAAATGGCCATTAGAACCACCTTGATTGTGGGTTATCCCGGTGAAACCGAAGCGCATTTTCAGGAGCTGAAAGAATGGGTTAAAGAAATGCGTTTTGAAAGACTGGGTTGTTTTACCTATTCTCATGAGGAAAATACGCATGCTTATAATCTTGAGGATAACGTTCCGGAAGAGGTGAAGCAGGCACGGGCAAATGAAATTATGGAGATTCAGTCACAAATTTCCTGGGAACTGAACCAGCAGAAGATTGGAGAAACCTTCAAAGTAGTTATTGACCGTAAGGATGGGAATTATTTTGTTGGAAGAACCGAGTTCGACTCGCCAGATGTGGATAATGAAGTATTGATCGAAGCTTCGGAAATCTATTTGAAGACCGGTGAATACTATGACATTCAAATCACGGAAGCGGCTGATTTTGACCTGTACGGAGTCCCGGTGAATGCGAACGTGGAAAAGCCAAAACGCAAACCACTTCAGGTACGAACCGGAAACTAAACATGGAGTATTTTTGGTCATGTTGGAATAAACCAATTGGAAATGACCAGAATATAAAGGCATCTCAGTTTCTTTAAAAAGAATTACTGGCTAATTCCTGGCTTTGTATGGCTTTCTTTAGCTGTAGGAATGTTATTGACAAAAACGCCTGTAGAATTTGCAGGGAACCGCTATTTCATTGTTCCCGGATTGTACCTAGTAACAGCAATTCTCTACTTCATCAGCGGATACCGGCAGGAGACTACTGAATAAATAGAGTGGAACAAGGAACAAATTACCGTAAAACTCTATGCCAAAAAGAGAAAGAAATACCAGTTTTCAGAAATAAGGAACGTTACGATTTCCGATAACAAATAAATTATTTAATTGCGAGACACATCTAGAACCATGTTGGAATTGAAAAATTTTCAATCCGAAGATATTTCCAGGTTTTATAAAGAATTTGGTTCTGCCGAAATGCTTACGCAATAGTGACCTTTTCTTCGAGATAAACCTGCTGGACGGCATTTAAAATTTCGACTCCTTCTTTTAACGGCCGCTGAAAAGCTTTGCGGCCCATGATCAATCCCGATCCACCGGCGCGCTTATTAATTACAGCGGTTCTTACCGCTTCGGAAAAATCAGATTCTCCTTCAGATCCACCACCAGAATTGATTAAACCAATTTTCCCCATATAACAGTTGGCGACCTGTAATCGGCATAAATCGATGGGATGATCGGTCGTGAGGCTGTCATACATTTCATCATCAAATTTTCCGAAGTTGATATTCTTATATCCGAAATTAGTAACAGGAAGTTTCTGCTTGATCACATCGGCTTTGATCGTCACCCCAAGATGGTTGGCCTGGCCGGTAAGATCAGCCGAAAAATGGTAATCTTCCTGTTTGGTCTTAAAGGCTTCGTTTCGCGTATAACACCAGAGAATAGTGGCCATTCCCAGCTGGTGTGCTTCTTCAAAGGCTTCAGCGATCTGGACGATTTGTTTATTGCTTTCTTCGGAACCAAAATAGATCGTAGCACCTACGGCCGTTGCGCCCATGTTCCAGGCTTCTTTTACCGTTCCGTAGGGAATCTGGTCGTATTTGTTGGGATAGGTAAGCAATTCGTTATGGTTGATCTTCACTACAAAGGGGATACGATGTGCGTACTTCCTGGCATGGAGCGCCAGCACTCCAAAAGTCGAAGCTACCCCATTACAACCTGCTTCGATGGCAAGCTTGATGATATTTTCCGGGTCAAAATAATCCTGATTCTTGTAAAACGAAAATGCGGCGGAATGTTCAATTCCCTGGTCAATGGGAAGAATATTCAGGTAGCCGGTATGAGCAAGATTTCCGTGATTAAAGCTGGGAAAGACTTTTTAGAACCTGCACATTTCGATCAGAATCCTGAAAATTCTCTACAGAATCAAACGAAGGCAGGCTAAGCCTGTTTCTCCTGATCTTCTCACAGGTATGGTCCAGGTAATACGATGATTTGTCTCCTAAGATTTGCTGAATTTTCTGGTAATAACTCATCATTTCAGTTTTTGGTTTCTGAAAATTAAGAGATTCTGAGGGTAGATTGTCTTATACCTATGGTAAAGAAATGATAAAAGCCGTTAAGATTTCTGTGGATATTTGTTTTTCCGATGGTCGATGTAAACATAAATTCCGTAGATCAGAATGCCCGCACCGCCAATCCAGTAAAGCCCGTTTTTCAGGGTATCCGTATCTTCCCCGAAATAAGCAATGGCAAATGCCAGCGGGATGATCCCGGCGAGGGTGGCGAGAATGAACTTGCGGTACTTCATGCTGAGCATTCCCGCGATGATACTGATGGCGTCGTTTGATAAAAAGGGAGAAACCCTGAAGATGGTAATGGTCCAAAATCCATAATTAGACACCCAGTATTCCACTTTTTTGTTCTTGGATTCCCCCAGCAGCTGTTCCAGGTGATCTTCTCCCAGGAATTTCCCCAGGTAAAAAGCAATGGTCGAAGCGCAATATACCCCGGCGATCGAAATAGCCGCACCACCCCAGAAACCGTAGGCAAGAACCGCCACAATCATGGGCAGCCAGGACGGGAAAATGACCAGGAAAATCTGCACCACCATCACCACAATGATTGCTAGCGGGCCCCAGAAGCCGAAATCTTTAAAATAGCTCCTAATCTTTTCCTTGTCTTCACTCCACAGAACATTCCAGGTTTTATTGATGAAATCCTGAAAATCGGGAATGATGAAATATGAGATTACCAGCAGCAGAATGATTCCCCCGGTAAGAAAATATGAAGTTTTCTTGGACAATTTTTTCGGTTTGGTGGGAGAACAAGATATAAAAAAGGCGGAAGAACCAACTCCCGCCAATGTTTAAAGCTTTGATAAAATTTGTTATTCTCCCGTTTCAGGATCTAAAAGAATGGGATCTCCCAGTCCCAGTTTCGAAAGTCTGTCTAATTGCGTTTCCGCATCACCAACGATCAGGAAATACATTTTATCAGGATTCACATATTTTTCTGCCAGTTCCTGAA contains the following coding sequences:
- a CDS encoding serine hydrolase domain-containing protein: MKYRILIFIWILSLFTCCSSEGDTTATPEPEQELYFPDSENWESTSPEDLGWNTENINDLINFLDNSGTKAFIILKNGKIALEWYGNGEDSSSNLPWNSAGKTLSAFLMGIAQEEGYLSLEESSKKYLGAGWSSLTAEQEAHISIWNHITMTTGLDYQGDTFCYDPECLTYLNEPGTFWYYHNAPYTLTQDIIENAVNKDFRSYFNEKLRDQIGMNGAWITLGYNYVYFSNARSMARFGLLCLNEGNWKNAEIMTDKSYFSEMLHTSQPLNPSYGYLWWLNGKSSFRLPQSSSSFQGSIIPNAPDDLVAGLGANDQKLYISKSLKLVVVRMGASAGETQLGLSSYDDQLWEKLQKMIN
- the rimO gene encoding 30S ribosomal protein S12 methylthiotransferase RimO produces the protein MRTKSRKKNRINVVTLGCSKNVYDSEVLMGQLKANNKDVVHEEEGNIVVINTCGFIDNAKEQSVNTILEFVERKEQGEVDKVFVTGCLSERYKPDLQKEIPDVDQYFGTTELPALLKALEADYKHELIGERLTTTPKNYAYLKIAEGCDRPCSFCAIPLMRGKHRSTPIENLVREAEKLAANGVKELILIAQDLTYYGLDLYKKRNLAELLENLVKVEGIEWIRLHYAFPTGFPMDVLEVMKREPKICNYLDIPLQHISDDLLKSMRRGTTHEKTTNLLKEFRNRVPKMAIRTTLIVGYPGETEAHFQELKEWVKEMRFERLGCFTYSHEENTHAYNLEDNVPEEVKQARANEIMEIQSQISWELNQQKIGETFKVVIDRKDGNYFVGRTEFDSPDVDNEVLIEASEIYLKTGEYYDIQITEAADFDLYGVPVNANVEKPKRKPLQVRTGN
- a CDS encoding TVP38/TMEM64 family protein codes for the protein MSKKTSYFLTGGIILLLVISYFIIPDFQDFINKTWNVLWSEDKEKIRSYFKDFGFWGPLAIIVVMVVQIFLVIFPSWLPMIVAVLAYGFWGGAAISIAGVYCASTIAFYLGKFLGEDHLEQLLGESKNKKVEYWVSNYGFWTITIFRVSPFLSNDAISIIAGMLSMKYRKFILATLAGIIPLAFAIAYFGEDTDTLKNGLYWIGGAGILIYGIYVYIDHRKNKYPQKS